From Candidatus Nitricoxidivorans perseverans, the proteins below share one genomic window:
- a CDS encoding glutamine--tRNA ligase/YqeY domain fusion protein encodes MAEEAKVSNFIRNLIDADLASGRYGGRVCTRFPPEPNGHLHFGHAKSICLNFGLALDYGGECHLRFDDTNPEKEEREYVDAIVDAVKWLGFDWGDDLYYASGYFDFMSRAAEALIGAGHAYVDSQSAEEMRANRGTLTEPGRASPFRNRSAAENLDLFRRMRAGEFADGAHVLRAKIDMAAPNMNLRDPALYRIKRATHHNTGDKWCIYPMYTYAHPIEDALERITHSICTLEFEDQRPFYDWLLERLAETGLVQRPLPRQIEFARLNLSYVVLSKRKLIQLVEEKHVDGWDDPRLPTLIGARRRGFTPEGFRRFAEMIGVAKSDAWIDMSVLEGCMRDHLNETAPRRIAVLDPLKLVIDNYPEGREETCEAPNHPQKPEWGKRPVPFSKELWIEREDFSEAPPKGYFRLFPGNSVRLRYGYVVKCLGAEKDSGGNVVAVHCEYLPETKSGTPGADSVKVKGNIHWVCAKHAHAAEVRLYDRLFRAENPGAGGRDFIADLNPDSRKIITAMLESALKAARPEERFQFERHGYFVADRVDSRPGAPVFNRTVTLKDSWTAKP; translated from the coding sequence ATGGCCGAAGAAGCGAAAGTCTCGAATTTCATCCGTAACCTCATCGACGCCGACCTGGCATCGGGCAGGTATGGGGGGCGCGTGTGCACCCGCTTTCCCCCGGAACCCAACGGCCACCTGCACTTCGGCCACGCCAAGAGCATCTGCCTGAACTTCGGCCTCGCGCTGGACTACGGCGGCGAGTGCCACCTGCGCTTCGACGACACCAACCCGGAAAAGGAGGAGCGGGAATACGTGGACGCCATCGTCGATGCCGTGAAATGGCTGGGCTTCGACTGGGGCGACGACCTCTACTACGCTTCCGGCTACTTCGATTTCATGAGCCGGGCGGCGGAAGCCCTCATCGGCGCGGGCCACGCCTACGTCGATTCGCAATCGGCCGAGGAAATGCGCGCGAACCGCGGCACGCTGACCGAGCCGGGCCGCGCGAGCCCGTTCCGCAATCGAAGCGCCGCCGAGAACCTCGACCTCTTCCGGCGCATGCGGGCCGGCGAGTTCGCCGACGGCGCCCACGTGCTGCGCGCGAAGATCGACATGGCCGCGCCCAACATGAACCTGCGCGATCCGGCTCTTTATCGCATTAAAAGAGCCACGCACCACAACACCGGCGACAAGTGGTGCATCTACCCGATGTACACCTACGCCCATCCGATCGAGGACGCGCTGGAGCGCATCACCCACTCGATCTGCACGCTGGAGTTCGAGGACCAGCGGCCCTTCTACGACTGGCTGCTGGAGCGGCTGGCGGAAACCGGCCTTGTGCAGCGGCCCCTGCCCCGGCAGATCGAGTTCGCGCGCCTCAACCTATCCTACGTCGTGCTATCCAAGCGCAAGCTCATCCAGCTCGTCGAGGAGAAGCATGTCGACGGCTGGGACGACCCGCGCCTGCCGACGCTGATCGGCGCGCGCCGGCGCGGCTTCACGCCCGAAGGCTTCCGGCGCTTCGCCGAGATGATCGGCGTGGCCAAGTCCGACGCATGGATCGACATGAGCGTGCTCGAAGGCTGCATGCGCGACCATCTCAACGAGACGGCGCCGCGCCGCATCGCCGTGCTCGACCCGCTGAAGCTCGTCATCGACAACTACCCGGAGGGGCGGGAGGAAACCTGCGAGGCGCCCAACCATCCGCAGAAGCCGGAGTGGGGCAAGCGGCCCGTTCCGTTCTCGAAGGAACTGTGGATCGAGCGCGAGGACTTTTCGGAGGCGCCGCCCAAGGGCTATTTCCGGCTATTCCCCGGCAACAGCGTGCGCCTGCGCTACGGCTACGTGGTGAAGTGCCTCGGCGCCGAAAAGGATTCCGGCGGCAACGTCGTCGCGGTGCATTGCGAGTATCTGCCCGAAACGAAGTCGGGCACGCCCGGCGCCGACAGCGTCAAGGTCAAGGGCAACATCCACTGGGTCTGCGCGAAGCACGCCCACGCCGCCGAGGTGCGGCTCTACGACCGCCTGTTCCGTGCCGAGAACCCCGGCGCCGGCGGCCGCGACTTCATCGCCGACCTGAATCCGGACTCCCGGAAAATCATCACTGCGATGCTGGAATCGGCCCTGAAGGCCGCTCGTCCGGAGGAACGGTTCCAGTTCGAGCGCCACGGCTATTTCGTCGCCGACCGGGTAGACTCCCGGCCAGGCGCTCCGGTCTTCAACCGGACGGTGACCCTCAAGGACTCCTGGACAGCCAAGCCATGA